A stretch of the Gossypium hirsutum isolate 1008001.06 chromosome D07, Gossypium_hirsutum_v2.1, whole genome shotgun sequence genome encodes the following:
- the LOC107954575 gene encoding probable protein S-acyltransferase 14, producing MHRSGATMAWNVFKFCTALRGLGSIMILLVLGVVGVSYYSVVLTNFGPALYDGGLDSLTAVVVLILFHCLLVMLLWSYFSVVLTDPGSIPANWRPALDEERGEADPLNGSEFNGLQTNPSNQRIRYCRKCNQLKPPRCHHCSVCGRCVLKMDHHCVWVVNCVGALNYKYFLLFLFYTFLETSLVTLALLPHFIAFFSDVEIPGTPGTLATTFLSFVLNLAFALSVLGFLIMHISLVAANTTTIEAYEKKTTPKWRYDLGRKKNFEQVFGTDKRYWFIPAYSDEDLRRMPALQGLEYPSKPDFDSQEF from the exons ATGCATAGATCTGGAGCAACGATGGCCTGGAACGTCTTCAAGTTTTGTACAGCTCTGAGGGGTCTGGGATCGATCATGATCCTGTTGGTTTTAGGGGTCGTGGGTGTCTCATACTACTCTGTCGTTTTGACCAATTTTGGCCCTGCTTTGTACGATGGTGGCCTTGATTCCCTTACTGCTGTTGTCGTCTTGATCTTATTTCATTGTTTG TTGGTGATGCTGTTATGGAGTTACTTTTCTGTTGTTTTGACTGATCCGGGAAGCATACCAGCTAACTGGAGGCCAGCTTTAGATGAGGAGAGAGGGGAGGCTGACCCATTGAATGGTTCAGAGTTCAATGGTTTGCAGACAAACCCATCAAATCAAAGAATTCGATATTGTCGCAAGTGCAACCAGCTGAAACCACCTCGCTGCCATCATTGTTCTGTTT GTGGGCGGTGTGTGCTAAAGATGGACCATCATTGCGTGTGGGTTGTCAATTGTGTTGGTGCATTAAATTACAAGTATTTCCTTCTTTTCTTG TTTTACACATTCCTCGAAACTAGTCTTGTGACTTTGGCCTTATTGCCTCATTTCATAGCATTCTTTAGTGATGTAGAAATTCCAGGAACCCCTGGAACCTTGGCTACCACTTTCCTTTCCTTTG TTTTGAATCTGGCATTTGCATTGAGTGTCTTGGGCTTTTTGATCATGCACATATCTTTGGTGGCCGCTAATACGACTACTATTGAG GCCTATGAGAAGAAAACCACTCCAAAATGGCGTTATGACCTTGGTCGGAAGAAAAATTTTGAACAG GTGTTTGGAACAGACAAGCGATACTGGTTCATTCCAGCTTATTCGGATGAGGATTTACGACGGATGCCAGCGCTGCAGGGCCTTGAATATCCATCAAAGCCTGATTTTGATTCGCAGGAGTTCTAA
- the LOC107954573 gene encoding UDP-glucuronate 4-epimerase 3 — MSKQMSHLDNIPSTPGKFKMDKSPYIHNRLRWHSSLAKLTFWSFMFLGLILIFFFRSPSSNPLPQDPSRRSLRTYNWGGPAWEKRVRSSARIRSRNGISVLVTGAAGFVGTHVSAALKRRGDGVLGLDNFNDYYDPSLKRARQALLERSGVFIVEGDINDSALLRKLFEVVAFTHVMHLAAQAGVRYAMENPGSYVHSNIAGFVNLLEVCKSANPQPAIVWASSSSVYGLNTKVPFSERDRTDQPASLYAATKKAGEEIAHTYNHIYGLSLTGLRFFTVYGPWGRPDMAYFFFTRDILKGKSISIFEAANHGTVARDFTYIDDIVKGCLAALDTAEKSTGSGGKKKGPAQLRVFNLGNTSPVPVSDLVSILERLLKVNAKRNIMKLPRNGDVQFTHANISLAQRELGYKPSTDLQTGLKKFVRWYLSYYSGGKKAAG, encoded by the coding sequence ATGTCAAAGCAAATGTCTCATCTCGACAATATTCCATCAACACCGGGGAAATTCAAGATGGACAAGTCACCGTACATTCACAATAGGTTGAGGTGGCATTCCTCTCTTGCAAAGCTTACCTTTTGGTCTTTTATGTTCTTGGGCCTCATCTTGATTTTCTTCTTTCGATCTCCTTCCTCCAATCCCCTTCCTCAAGATCCTTCTCGCCGCTCTCTTCGTACCTACAACTGGGGTGGACCCGCTTGGGAGAAACGGGTCCGTTCATCTGCCCGTATCCGTTCCCGTAACGGCATCTCCGTTTTGGTTACTGGAGCTGCCGGTTTTGTCGGCACCCACGTGTCGGCTGCTTTGAAAAGGCGTGGAGATGGTGTTCTTGGACTTGATAATTTCAATGACTATTACGACCCTTCATTGAAAAGAGCTAGGCAAGCGCTTCTGGAACGAAGTGGGGTTTTCATTGTTGAAGGAGATATCAATGATTCGGCTCTTTTAAGGAAACTTTTCGAGGTTGTAGCATTTACCCACGTTATGCATTTAGCTGCTCAAGCTGGCGTCAGGTATGCTATGGAAAATCCTGGCTCTTATGTGCATAGCAATATTGCCGGTTTTGTTAATTTACTTGAAGTTTGCAAGTCTGCTAATCCACAGCCTGCAATCGTGTGGGCTTCTTCCAGTTCCGTTTACGGTCTTAATACCAAAGTCCCATTTTCTGAGAGAGATAGAACAGATCAACCTGCTAGTTTATATGCTGCTACTAAGAAAGCTGGTGAAGAAATCGCACATACTTATAATCATATATACGGTCTCTCTTTAACCGGTTTGAGGTTTTTCACCGTTTATGGCCCCTGGGGAAGACCAGATATGGCTTATTTCTTTTTCACTAGGGATATATTGAAAGGCAAGTCAATATCAATATTCGAGGCAGCTAATCATGGCACGGTGGCCAGGGATTTTACCTACATAGATGATATAGTGAAAGGGTGTTTAGCAGCACTGGATACCGCCGAGAAGAGTACTGGTAGCGGAGGGAAGAAGAAGGGACCGGCTCAATTGAGGGTATTCAATTTGGGGAACACATCACCAGTTCCAGTTTCAGATCTGGTGAGCATATTAGAGAGGCTTTTGAAGGTGAATGCAAAGAGGAATATAATGAAGTTGCCTCGGAATGGGGATGTTCAGTTCACACATGCCAATATCAGCTTGGCACAAAGGGAGCTTGGGTATAAGCCCTCAACAGATTTGCAGACAGGtttgaagaaatttgtgaggTGGTATCTGAGTTACTATTCTGGTGGGAAGAAAGCAGCTGGATAA
- the LOC107954576 gene encoding 40S ribosomal protein S13: protein MGRMHSRGKGISASALPYKRTPPSWLKISSQDVEENICKFAKKGLTPSQIGVILRDSHGIAQVKSVTGSKILRILKAHGLAPEIPEDLYHLIKKAVAIRKHLERNRKDKDSKFRLILVESRIHRLARYYKKTKKLPPVWKYESTTASTLVA from the exons ATGGGTCGTATGCACAGCCGAGG TAAGGGTATTTCCGCATCTGCTTTACCCTACAAGAGGACTCCACCAAGTTGGTTGAAGATCTCTTCTCAAGAT GTGGAGGAGAACATTTGTAAGTTTGCAAAGAAAGGTTTGACCCCATCACAAATTGGTGTCATTCTCCGTGATTCTCACGGGATTGCTCAGGTGAAGAGTGTTACAGGCAGCAAGATTTTGCGGATACTGAAAGCCCACG GACTTGCTCCTGAAATCCCCGAGGATCTGTACCACTTGATCAAGAAAGCCGTTGCCATCAGAAAACATCTCGAGAGGAACAGGAAAGACAAGGATTCCAAATTCAGGTTGATCTTGGTCGAGAGCAGAATCCATCGTCTTGCCCGCTATTACAAGAAAACAAAGAAGCTCCCACCCGTGTGGAAATA TGAGTCAACCACCGCCAGTACTCTTGTGGCTTAG